Proteins co-encoded in one Halalkalicoccus subterraneus genomic window:
- a CDS encoding CheF family chemotaxis protein, which produces MNGDEHEISDTRGRFTQVVADGHTLRDVAWTNGRVLLSNRRLVLVGNGGKRTIPLHRVRSISGRQDVNQRVARVSAYVTIRYDGHVILVSVEADEDEPSFEEACYGALLDQRVVLAKHPAVKGGVVRDTDWTNGRVKVDDDALALALADGTFVAISLDDVGAVDIVDRTVQGSTRAVVEVEHTEDGASVRTYLSGNDRHAGLLASFLERGEGGGSSGLDLSDEDREILMALYSGVSPFDIPDFLGKEIDVVEAAFERLIDLRVLEEIRLRRDVSLTARGRTVASESINEQ; this is translated from the coding sequence ATGAACGGGGACGAACACGAGATCTCGGACACGCGCGGACGGTTCACACAGGTAGTCGCTGACGGGCACACCCTTCGGGACGTCGCCTGGACGAACGGGCGCGTCCTGCTCTCGAACAGACGCCTGGTTCTCGTCGGCAACGGCGGCAAGCGGACGATCCCGCTGCATCGCGTCCGGTCGATTTCGGGTCGCCAGGACGTCAACCAGCGGGTCGCACGCGTCTCGGCGTACGTCACCATTCGGTACGACGGCCACGTGATTCTCGTCTCGGTCGAGGCCGACGAGGACGAACCGTCGTTCGAGGAGGCGTGTTACGGTGCCCTGCTCGATCAACGGGTCGTCCTCGCGAAACACCCCGCGGTCAAAGGCGGGGTCGTTCGGGACACCGACTGGACGAACGGACGGGTAAAGGTCGACGACGACGCACTCGCCCTCGCGCTTGCGGACGGGACGTTCGTCGCGATCTCACTCGACGACGTCGGTGCCGTCGACATCGTCGATCGCACCGTCCAGGGTTCGACACGGGCGGTCGTCGAGGTCGAACACACCGAAGACGGCGCGAGCGTGCGGACGTATCTCTCGGGCAACGACCGACATGCCGGACTGCTCGCGTCGTTCCTCGAACGCGGCGAGGGCGGGGGCTCGTCCGGGCTCGATCTCAGCGACGAGGACCGGGAGATCCTGATGGCGCTTTACTCGGGGGTCTCGCCGTTCGACATCCCGGACTTCCTCGGCAAGGAGATCGACGTGGTCGAGGCGGCCTTCGAGCGGTTGATCGACCTCAGGGTTCTCGAAGAGATCCGACTTCGTCGGGACGTCTCGCTCACCGCACGCGGACGAACCGTTGCAAGCGAATCGATAAACGAGCAGTAG
- the flaJ gene encoding archaellar assembly protein FlaJ, producing the protein MAASNFRDGISEALSTTMSETIQSYRYMDMAVERYVMLVVLPAGVLFLCSLVAGLLLPYPLFVRLPIPLLGLLALGAGLVYPKLLASRRKIEIENQFHLLITHMTILSTTNIDRMEVFRILSREDEYGELAREMGRIVQIVDTWNQSLDDACRRRAAVVPSDALADFLDRLAYTLGAGQALSDFLVSEQDVMISQYTTVYESTLGNIEVMKDLYMSMILSMTFALVFAIVLPILTGTNPTYTVAAVLLMFMFVQLGFYFVIRTMSPHDPIWFHPEKLRPSGEGRLLASFVVGGALSVLLIVLAAFGLFGVGPIGLHTLFLRDSFPEPLYLALPLTPLLLPGLVIRHEEQLIMGRDEEFPSFIRALGASESAKRSTTSDVLSTLRTKDFGPLSDEIDDLYKRLNMRLDPSLSWRYFATDARSYLIQKFSEMYLVGREMGGSPRRLGELISTNMSEVNQLREQRQQAATTLIGLLYGITAASAFAFFIGLEVVAILSGMDIDMTATQQLGLGQLIYTDVYDIDLIRYLLLVVILFNALLSAIMIRTVDGGNKANSYIHFVFLTWLGCLTAVVTTHLVDLFLDV; encoded by the coding sequence ATGGCGGCGAGCAACTTTCGCGACGGGATCTCCGAGGCGCTCTCGACGACGATGAGCGAGACCATCCAGTCCTACCGCTATATGGATATGGCTGTCGAGCGGTACGTGATGCTCGTCGTGCTACCCGCCGGCGTGCTGTTTCTCTGCTCACTGGTGGCGGGCCTGCTCCTTCCGTACCCGTTGTTCGTCCGCCTCCCGATCCCGCTGTTGGGACTGCTCGCGCTCGGCGCGGGCCTCGTCTACCCGAAACTGCTCGCAAGCAGGCGCAAGATCGAGATCGAAAACCAGTTCCACCTGCTGATCACTCACATGACGATCCTCTCGACGACCAACATCGATCGGATGGAGGTCTTTCGGATCCTCTCCCGGGAGGATGAATACGGCGAGCTCGCCCGCGAGATGGGCCGGATCGTCCAGATCGTCGATACGTGGAACCAGAGCCTCGACGACGCCTGCCGCCGGCGAGCGGCCGTCGTTCCCAGCGATGCGCTCGCGGACTTCCTCGACCGCCTCGCCTACACGCTCGGTGCCGGCCAAGCCCTCTCCGATTTCCTCGTCTCCGAACAGGACGTCATGATCAGCCAGTACACCACCGTCTACGAGAGCACGCTCGGCAACATCGAGGTGATGAAGGACCTCTACATGTCGATGATCCTCTCGATGACGTTCGCGCTCGTGTTCGCGATCGTCCTCCCGATCCTAACGGGGACGAACCCCACCTATACGGTGGCGGCCGTGTTACTGATGTTCATGTTCGTCCAGCTCGGGTTTTACTTCGTCATTCGGACGATGTCGCCCCACGACCCGATCTGGTTTCACCCCGAGAAACTCCGTCCGAGCGGCGAGGGGCGCCTCCTCGCGAGTTTCGTCGTCGGCGGGGCGTTGTCGGTGCTGTTGATCGTGCTGGCGGCGTTCGGCCTGTTCGGGGTCGGGCCGATCGGCCTGCACACGCTGTTCTTGCGCGACTCGTTTCCCGAGCCGCTGTACCTCGCGCTCCCGCTGACGCCGCTGTTGCTCCCCGGGCTCGTCATCCGGCACGAAGAACAGTTGATCATGGGTCGTGACGAGGAGTTTCCGAGCTTCATCCGCGCGCTCGGTGCAAGCGAGAGCGCGAAGCGGAGTACGACCTCGGACGTGCTCTCGACGCTCCGGACGAAGGACTTCGGGCCGCTTTCGGACGAGATCGACGACCTCTACAAGCGCCTCAACATGCGACTGGACCCCTCGCTCTCGTGGCGCTACTTCGCGACCGACGCGCGCTCGTATCTGATCCAGAAGTTCAGCGAAATGTACCTCGTCGGCCGGGAGATGGGTGGTAGTCCACGTCGACTCGGCGAACTGATCAGTACGAACATGAGCGAAGTAAACCAGCTCCGTGAACAGCGCCAGCAGGCGGCGACGACCCTGATCGGCCTCCTCTACGGTATCACCGCCGCTTCGGCCTTCGCATTTTTCATCGGCCTTGAGGTCGTCGCGATCCTTTCGGGGATGGACATCGATATGACGGCGACACAACAGCTCGGGCTGGGACAGCTCATTTACACCGACGTCTACGACATCGACCTCATCCGCTACCTGCTGTTGGTCGTCATCCTGTTCAACGCGTTGCTCTCGGCGATCATGATCCGCACCGTCGACGGCGGCAACAAGGCGAACTCCTACATCCACTTCGTGTTTCTGACGTGGCTGGGTTGTCTCACCGCCGTCGTAACGACACATCTCGTCGACCTGTTCTTGGACGTCTGA